One stretch of Eupeodes corollae chromosome 2, idEupCoro1.1, whole genome shotgun sequence DNA includes these proteins:
- the LOC129945222 gene encoding G8 domain-containing protein DDB_G0286311-like translates to MLIGDFCLKIYLWPYLSYLANLKGLCSSYYANNPALFPIITLPPGVTLAPTVPTFQPTPATQPTVPTVRPTLPTTLTPTTIPTTIPTTATTLPANCPAFPVVCLPGGIRPNPNCPCIDPRFNNAVKRQAGPVGSEMMVFSSLNNRRKRKRRSVFKN, encoded by the coding sequence ATGTTGATTggagatttttgtttgaaaatatatttgtggcCATATTTGTCCTATTTAGCGAACCTTAAGGGTCTTTGTTCATCGTACTATGCTAATAATCCGGCATTATTTCCAATAATAACTCTGCCTCCAGGCGTAACTCTTGCACCGACAGTACCAACTTTTCAACCAACTCCAGCAACTCAGCCAACTGTTCCAACAGTTCGACCAACTCTTCCTACAACTTTGACACCAACCACGATTCCAACAACAATACCAACAACCGCTACAACATTGCCAGCAAATTGTCCAGCTTTTCCAGTAGTTTGTCTCCCAGGAGGAATTCGGCCTAATCCTAATTGTCCCTGCATAGATCCAAGATTTAATAATGCTGTTAAACGGCAAGCTGGACCAGTCGGATCGGAAATGATGGTGTTCTCATCTTTAAATAACCGTCGCAAACGGAAAAgaagaagtgtttttaaaaattaa
- the LOC129944521 gene encoding venom serine protease Bi-VSP-like: protein MMCVLIVIVVPFIPGIVVESKSQNCVDSLNRPGNCIPVSGCPYLIEEFYEQARKFPDSIDFQNFISQSLCGFDGFRFSICCTIRSNNNVQQQQQLQQQQAPQQDPWYGQQSSTLFQFSPLGNQIDSPSSPAPIQNSVPITQPSIPQMTTQNMEPIIIAPVPGQPSVTIAPQNDLIVINPIPGDQSSPFNPKPSPSAATKSMNPPASGECGVSNKFTNRVVGGLEARKGAYPWMAALGYIEATHPTVLKFLCSGSLVSKTYVITAAHCLNPSSLVLVRLGAHDLTKTEASAVDVRIKRQIAHEQYNLKSISNDIALLQLNAPVSFTEFISPICLPEDIKFMQQDFVGNNPFVAGWGTVKFQGAPSNVLREAQVPIIETETCLANYSTKFKPVAVTNTLICAGNYITDACQGDSGGPLMMPQASERKFHYYVIGLVSYGYECARAGFPGVYTRVASYMQWIKNNMT from the exons ATGATGTGTGTTTTAATTGTGATTGTAGTTCCTTTTATTCCTGGAATCGTAGTGGAGAGTAAAA GTCAAAATTGTGTGGACTCTTTGAATCGTCCTGGAAATTGTATCCCAGTATCTGGATGTCCATATCTTATCGAGGAATTCTACGAACAAGCTCGAAAGTTTCCCGATagtattgattttcaaaacttcattaGTCAGAGTCTTTGCGGTTTTGATGGTTTTCGTTTTTCG atTTGCTGTACAATAAGATCCAACAATAAtgttcaacaacaacaacagctacaACAACAACAGGCTCCACAGCAAGATCCATGGTATGGTCAACAATCGTctactttatttcaattttctccTTTAGGCAATCAAATTGACTCCCCTTCATCGCCTGCACCAATTCAAAATTCTGTACCAATTACGCAGCCATCGATACCTCAGATGACGACGCAAAATATGGAACCCATAATTATTGCACCGGTTCCTGGACAACCATCAGTAACTATTGCCCCACAAAATGATCTTATTGTGATAAATCCAATTCCTGGTGATCAGTCATCACCTTTTAATCCTAAACCTTCGCCATCGGCGGCGACTAAGTCAATGAACCCTCCAGCCTCTGGAGAGTGTGGGGTATCGAATAAGTTCACCAATCGAGTAGTTGGAGGATTAGAGGCTAGAAAAG gagCCTATCCATGGATGGCGGCACTTGGATACATTGAAGCCACACATCCAACTGTTTTGAAGTTTCTTTGTTCTGGAAGCTTGGTGTCAAAAACGTACGTTATAACTGCTGCCCACTGTTTAAATCCGTCGTCGTTGGTTTTAGTCCGACTTGGTGCACATGATCTAACCAAAACGGAAGCTAGTGCTGTCGATGTGCGAATCAAACGACAAATAGCCCATGAACAGTACAACCTCAAATCGATCTCAAATGATATTGCATTGCTCCAATTAAACGCTCCAGTGTCATTTACAG AATTCATAAGCCCCATTTGTCTGCCGGAGGACATTAAATTCATGCAACAAGATTTCgttggaaataatccattcgtTGCTGGATGGGGTACAGTTAAATTTCAAGGTGCTCCATCGAATGTTTTACGTGAGGCACAAGTTCCGATAATTGAAACTGAGACCTGTTTGGCTAATTATTCGACAAAATTTAAGCCTGTTGCAGTGACTAATACA CTCATTTGTGCAGGGAATTATATAACCGATGCTTGTCAGGGGGATTCCGGAGGACCACTCATGATGCCTCAA GCAAGTGAGAGAAAATTTCACTATTATGTTATTGGCCTTGTTTCGTATGGATACGAATGTGCTCGAGCTGGTTTTCCGGGAGTTTACACTCGTGTTGCTTCTTACATGCAAtggattaaaaataatatgacatga